A single window of Narcine bancroftii isolate sNarBan1 chromosome 1, sNarBan1.hap1, whole genome shotgun sequence DNA harbors:
- the LOC138737548 gene encoding sphingosine 1-phosphate receptor 3-like, producing the protein MPLIAFPTEMVNGCVKTELIERHYNYTGKFNKRGNPTDGMDLTTVAFLIICSFIVLENLMVLLAIWKNNRFHNRMYYFIGNLALSDLLAGIAYKVNILMSGKKTYGLTPTVWFIREGSMFVALGASTFSLLAIAIERHMTMIKMRPYDSSKKHRVFLLIGACWLISILFGVLPILGWNCICNFSDCSTVLPLYSKTYVVFSISIFSAILLAIVILYARIYILVKSSSRKVANRKFTKNNSERSMALLRTVVIVVGVFIACWSPLFILLLLDVACKPNKCGILYQEDWFIAVAVLNSGMNPIIYTLASKEMRRAFFRLLCGCLTSTRISKALPILSAVDNSKSKTSSNNSQKPKGASTGITNLNEIKTINLSTSKFDH; encoded by the coding sequence ATGCCTTTAATTGCTTTTCCAACTGAAATGGTCAATGGCTGTGTCAAAACAGAGCTCATTGAGCGGCACTATAATTACACAGGGAAATTCAACAAAAGGGGGAATCCCACTGATGGAATGGACCTAACTACAGTGGCCTTTCTGATCATCTGCAGCTTTATAGTGCTTGAAAACCTCATGGTTCTCCTGGCCATTTGGAAAAATAACAGATTTCATAACCGCATGTATTATTTCATTGGTAATCTTGCCCTGTCTGATTTGCTGGCTGGAATAGCCTACAAAGTGAATATCCTCATGTCTGGGAAGAAGACTTATGGACTCACACCAACGGTATGGTTCATAAGGGAAGGAAGCATGTTTGTAGCATTGGGAGCTTCCACCTTTAGTTTACTGGCAATAGCAATTGAGAGGCACATGACCATGATAAAAATGAGACCCTATGATTCCAGTAAAAAGCACAGAGTGTTTCTCCTCATTGGTGCTTGCTGGTTGATTTCCATTTTATTTGGTGTTTTGCCTATCCTTGGTTGGAACTGTATCTGCAATTTCTCAGACTGTTCCACAGTCTTACCCCTCTATTCCAAAACATACGTTGTCTTCAGTATAAGCATCTTCAGTGCAATTTTGCTTGCCATCGTAATACTTTATGCTCGTATTTATATCTTGGTTAAATCAAGTAGCCGTAAAGTTGCAAACAGAAAATTCACAAAAAACAATTCCGAAAGATCCATGGCTTTGCTGAGGACGGTCGTGATTGTTGTCGGGGTTTTCATTGCATGCTGGTCCCCACTTTTCATTTTATTACTGCTTGATGTGGCCTGTAAACCAAACAAGTGTGGCatactgtatcaggaagattGGTTCATTGCCGTTGCAGTCCTCAATTCCGGCATGAATCCCATCATCTACACTCTAGCCAGCAAAGAAATGCGTCGGGCTTTCTTCCGTCTCCTCTGTGGCTGCCTCACCAGTACTAGAATCTCCAAGGCCCTGCCGATTCTGTCAGCTGTAGATAACAGCAAAAGCAAGACCAGCAGCAATAATTCACAGAAACCAAAAGGAGCTTCCACAGGAATTACTAATTTAAATGAAATCAAGACCATAAACTTGTCAACTTCCAAGTTTGACCATTGA